The Streptococcus mitis genome has a segment encoding these proteins:
- a CDS encoding GAF domain-containing protein — translation MLESEKQSRYQMLNEEFTFLLDGETNVLANLSNASALLKSRFPNTVFAGFYLFDGKELVLGPFQGGVSCIRIALGKGVCGEAAHFQETVIVGDVTTYPNYISCDSRAKSEIVVPMVKNGQLLGVLDLDSSEIDDYDAMDRDYLEQFVAILFEKTEWDFTMFGEKA, via the coding sequence ATGTTAGAATCAGAAAAACAATCACGTTATCAAATGTTAAATGAGGAGTTCACTTTTTTATTGGATGGTGAAACCAATGTTTTGGCTAATCTTTCCAACGCCAGTGCTCTTCTAAAATCCCGCTTTCCTAATACCGTATTTGCAGGCTTTTATTTGTTCGATGGAAAGGAATTGGTTTTAGGTCCCTTCCAAGGTGGTGTTTCCTGCATCCGTATTGCACTAGGAAAGGGTGTTTGTGGTGAGGCAGCTCACTTTCAGGAAACTGTTATTGTTGGAGATGTAACAACCTATCCCAATTATATTTCTTGTGATAGTCGAGCTAAAAGTGAAATTGTTGTTCCTATGGTTAAGAATGGTCAATTACTTGGAGTTCTGGATCTGGATTCTTCAGAGATTGATGATTATGATGCTATGGATCGAGATTATTTGGAACAATTTGTCGCTATTTTGTTTGAAAAGACAGAATGGGACTTTACAATGTTTGGGGAGAAAGCCTAA
- the plsY gene encoding glycerol-3-phosphate 1-O-acyltransferase PlsY has product MITIVLLILAYLLGSIPSGLWIGQVFFQINLREHGSGNTGTTNTFRILGKKAGMATFVIDFFKGTLATLLPIIFHLQGVSPLIFGLLAVIGHTFPIFAGFKGGKAVATSAGVIFGFAPVFCLYLAVVFFGTLYLGSMISLSSVTASIAAVIGVLLFPLFGFILSNYDPLFIAIILALASLIIIRHKDNIARIKNKTENLVPWGLNLTNQHPKK; this is encoded by the coding sequence ATGATTACAATAGTTTTATTAATCCTAGCCTATCTGCTGGGTTCGATTCCGTCTGGTCTCTGGATTGGACAAGTATTCTTTCAAATCAATCTGCGCGAACATGGTTCTGGAAATACTGGAACAACCAATACCTTTCGCATTTTAGGTAAGAAAGCTGGTATGGCAACCTTTGTAATTGACTTTTTCAAAGGAACCCTAGCAACCCTTCTTCCGATTATTTTTCATCTGCAAGGCGTTTCGCCTCTCATCTTTGGACTTTTGGCTGTTATTGGCCATACCTTCCCTATCTTTGCAGGATTTAAGGGAGGCAAGGCTGTCGCAACCAGTGCTGGAGTAATTTTCGGATTTGCACCTGTCTTCTGTCTCTACCTTGCAGTTGTTTTCTTTGGAACCCTCTATCTTGGTAGTATGATTTCACTATCTAGTGTCACAGCATCTATCGCGGCTGTCATCGGAGTTCTACTCTTTCCACTTTTTGGTTTTATCCTGAGCAACTATGACCCTCTCTTCATCGCTATTATCCTAGCTCTTGCTAGCTTGATTATCATTCGCCATAAGGACAATATCGCTCGTATCAAAAACAAGACTGAAAATTTAGTCCCTTGGGGATTGAACCTAACCAACCAACATCCTAAAAAATAA
- a CDS encoding DUF2969 domain-containing protein: MSKKDKKIEIQVADAKVNVGKDSFEGYTLTIGKKVIGEIAELDGQFAIIKNGNVDSFYKKLEKAVEILIENYNLVK; the protein is encoded by the coding sequence ATGAGTAAGAAAGATAAAAAAATTGAAATTCAAGTAGCAGATGCCAAGGTTAATGTAGGAAAAGACAGTTTTGAGGGTTATACCTTGACCATTGGTAAGAAAGTAATTGGAGAAATTGCCGAATTAGATGGACAATTTGCCATCATAAAGAATGGGAATGTCGATAGTTTTTATAAAAAATTGGAAAAAGCTGTGGAAATTTTGATTGAAAACTATAATTTAGTAAAATAA
- the parE gene encoding DNA topoisomerase IV subunit B, translating to MSKKEININNYNDDAIQVLEGLDAVRKRPGMYIGSTDGAGLHHLVWEIVDNAVDEALSGFGDRIDVTINKDGSLTVQDHGRGMPTGMHAMGIPTVEVIFTILHAGGKFGQGGYKTSGGLHGVGSSVVNALSSWLEVEITRDGAIYKQRFENGGKPVTTLKKIGTAPKSKTGTKVTFMPDATIFSTTDFKYNTISERLNESAFLLKNVTLSLTDRRTDEAIEFHYENGVQDFVSYLNEDKETLTPVLYFEGEENGFQVEVALQYNDGFSDNILSFVNNVRTKDGGTHETGLKSAITKVMNDYARKTGLLKEKDKNLEGSDYREGLAAVLSILVPEEHLQFEGQTKDKLGSPLARPVVDGIVADKLTFFLMENGELASNLIRKAIKARDAREAARKARDESRNGKKNKKDKGLLSGKLTPAQSKNPAKNELYLVEGDSAGGSAKQGRDRKFQAILPLRGKVINTAKAKMADILKNEEINTMIYTIGAGVGADFSLEDANYDKIIIMTDADTDGAHIQTLLLTFFYRYMRPLVEAGHVYIALPPLYKMSKGKGKKEEVAYAWTDGELEELRMQFGKGATLQRYKGLGEMNADQLWETTMNPETRTLIRVTIEDLARAERRVNVLMGDKVEPRRKWIEDNVKFTLEEATVF from the coding sequence GTGTCAAAAAAGGAAATCAATATTAACAATTATAATGATGACGCCATTCAGGTGCTAGAAGGGTTGGATGCGGTCCGAAAACGTCCAGGGATGTATATCGGATCGACCGATGGCGCTGGGCTCCACCACCTAGTCTGGGAAATTGTCGATAATGCTGTCGATGAAGCCTTGTCTGGATTTGGTGATCGTATTGATGTGACCATCAATAAAGATGGGAGTTTGACTGTACAAGACCATGGTCGTGGGATGCCGACGGGTATGCACGCTATGGGAATTCCAACTGTTGAGGTTATCTTTACCATCCTTCATGCCGGAGGGAAATTCGGTCAGGGGGGCTACAAGACATCTGGTGGTCTCCACGGGGTTGGTTCTTCCGTTGTTAATGCCCTTTCTAGCTGGTTAGAAGTAGAAATCACCCGTGATGGTGCAATCTATAAGCAACGTTTTGAAAATGGTGGAAAACCTGTCACGACCTTGAAGAAAATCGGTACAGCACCCAAGTCTAAGACAGGTACAAAGGTTACGTTTATGCCTGATGCGACGATCTTCTCTACGACAGATTTCAAGTACAATACCATCTCAGAGCGTCTTAATGAATCAGCCTTTCTCTTAAAAAATGTAACCTTGTCCCTTACGGACAGGCGTACAGATGAAGCGATTGAATTCCACTATGAGAACGGGGTGCAGGACTTTGTTTCTTACCTCAACGAAGACAAGGAAACCTTGACACCAGTTCTTTACTTTGAAGGTGAAGAAAATGGTTTCCAAGTGGAAGTAGCCCTCCAGTATAATGATGGATTTTCAGATAACATTCTATCCTTTGTCAATAACGTTCGTACCAAGGATGGTGGAACGCATGAAACGGGACTTAAGTCTGCCATTACCAAGGTTATGAACGACTATGCGCGTAAGACAGGTCTTCTCAAGGAAAAAGATAAAAACCTTGAAGGGTCAGACTATCGTGAGGGGCTAGCGGCCGTTCTTTCTATCTTGGTTCCGGAAGAACACCTCCAGTTTGAGGGACAGACCAAGGACAAACTAGGAAGTCCACTAGCTCGCCCGGTTGTGGATGGAATTGTGGCGGATAAGTTGACCTTCTTCCTCATGGAAAATGGGGAGCTTGCTTCTAACCTCATCCGTAAGGCTATCAAGGCTCGTGATGCTCGTGAAGCGGCTCGCAAGGCGCGTGATGAGAGCCGGAATGGTAAGAAAAATAAAAAAGATAAGGGCTTGTTGTCTGGGAAATTGACTCCAGCCCAGTCTAAGAATCCAGCTAAGAATGAACTCTATCTAGTCGAGGGGGATTCTGCCGGAGGTTCTGCCAAACAAGGCCGTGACCGCAAGTTCCAGGCAATCTTGCCTCTTCGTGGTAAGGTTATCAATACAGCTAAAGCCAAGATGGCGGATATCCTCAAAAATGAAGAAATCAATACCATGATTTATACTATTGGTGCGGGTGTTGGAGCAGACTTCTCCCTTGAAGATGCCAACTATGACAAGATCATTATCATGACTGATGCGGACACCGACGGTGCCCACATTCAGACTTTACTCTTGACATTTTTTTACCGCTATATGCGTCCACTAGTTGAGGCAGGCCATGTCTATATCGCTCTTCCTCCTCTTTACAAGATGTCCAAAGGAAAAGGCAAGAAAGAAGAAGTGGCCTATGCTTGGACAGACGGTGAACTAGAAGAACTCCGCATGCAGTTCGGCAAAGGAGCAACACTCCAACGATATAAAGGTCTTGGTGAGATGAATGCAGACCAACTCTGGGAAACAACCATGAATCCAGAAACGCGTACCCTCATACGTGTCACCATTGAAGACTTAGCACGCGCAGAACGTCGTGTCAATGTCCTTATGGGAGACAAGGTTGAACCACGTCGTAAGTGGATCGAAGACAATGTCAAGTTTACGCTGGAAGAAGCGACAGTGTTTTAA
- the parC gene encoding DNA topoisomerase IV subunit A yields the protein MSNIQNMSLEDIMGERFGRYSKYIIQDRALPDIRDGLKPVQRRILYSMNKDGNTFDKSYRKSAKSVGNIMGNFHPHGDSSIYDAMVRMSQDWKNREILVEMHGNNGSMDGDPPAAMRYTEARLSEIAGYLLQDIEKKTVPFAWNFDDTEKEPTVLPAAFPNLLVNGSTGISAGYATDIPPHNLAEVIDAAVYMIDHPTAKVDKLMEFLPGPDFPTGGIIQGRDEIKKAYETGKGRVVVRSKTEIEKLKGGKEQIVITEIPYEINKANLVKKIDDVRVNNKVAGIAEVRDESDRDGLRIAIELKKDANTELVLNYLFKYTDLQINYNFNMVAIDNFTPRQVGIVPILSSYIAHRREVILARSRFDKEKAEKRLHIVEGLIRVISILDEVIALIRASENKADAKENLKVGYDFTEEQAEAIVTLQLYRLTNTDVVALQEEEAELREKIAMLAAIIGDERTMYNLMKKELREVKKKFATPRLSSLEDTAKAIEIDTASLIAEEDTYVSVTKAGYIKRTSPRSFAASTLEEIGKRDDDRLIFVQVAKTTQHLLMFTTLGNVIYRPIHELADIRWKDIGEHLSQNITNFETNEEILYVEVVDQFDDATTYFAATRFGQIKRVERKEFSPWRTYKSKSVKYAKLKDDTDQIVAVAPIKLDDVLLISQNGYALRFNIEEVPVVGAKAAGVKAMNLKADDALKSAFICNTSSFYLLTQRGSLKRVSIDEIPATSRAKRGLQVLRELKNKPHRVFLAGAVAEQGFIGDLFSTEVEENDQTLLVQSNKGTIYESRLQDLNLSERTSNGSFISDTISDEEVFDAYLKEVFTEAK from the coding sequence ATGTCTAACATTCAAAACATGTCCCTTGAGGACATCATGGGAGAGCGCTTTGGTCGCTACTCCAAGTATATTATTCAAGACCGGGCTTTGCCAGACATTCGTGATGGTTTGAAGCCGGTTCAGCGTCGTATCCTTTATTCTATGAATAAGGATGGCAATACCTTTGACAAGAGCTACCGCAAGTCAGCCAAGTCTGTCGGTAACATCATGGGGAATTTCCATCCACACGGGGATTCTTCCATCTATGATGCCATGGTTCGTATGTCTCAGGACTGGAAAAATCGTGAGATTCTAGTTGAAATGCACGGTAATAACGGTTCCATGGACGGAGATCCGCCTGCGGCCATGCGTTATACCGAGGCACGTTTGTCTGAAATTGCAGGCTACCTTCTTCAAGATATCGAGAAAAAGACAGTTCCTTTTGCTTGGAACTTTGACGATACCGAGAAAGAGCCAACTGTCTTGCCAGCAGCCTTTCCCAACCTCTTGGTCAATGGTTCGACTGGGATTTCGGCTGGATACGCTACAGACATTCCACCGCATAATTTGGCTGAGGTTATCGATGCGGCGGTTTACATGATTGACCACCCAACAGCCAAGGTGGACAAACTCATGGAATTCTTGCCTGGACCAGACTTCCCGACTGGAGGGATTATCCAGGGTCGTGATGAAATCAAGAAGGCCTATGAAACTGGGAAAGGGCGCGTGGTTGTTCGTTCCAAGACTGAGATTGAAAAGCTAAAAGGTGGTAAGGAACAAATCGTTATTACTGAGATTCCTTATGAAATCAACAAGGCTAATCTAGTCAAGAAAATCGATGATGTTCGTGTCAATAACAAGGTAGCTGGTATTGCTGAGGTTCGCGACGAGTCTGACCGCGACGGTCTTCGTATCGCTATTGAGCTAAAAAAAGATGCTAATACGGAGCTTGTTCTCAACTACCTATTTAAGTACACTGACCTACAAATCAATTACAATTTTAACATGGTGGCAATTGACAATTTCACGCCTCGTCAGGTTGGGATCGTTCCAATCTTGTCTAGCTATATTGCCCACCGTCGTGAAGTGATTTTGGCGCGTTCACGCTTTGACAAGGAAAAGGCTGAAAAACGTCTCCATATCGTGGAAGGTTTGATTCGCGTGATTTCGATTTTGGATGAAGTCATTGCTCTTATACGTGCTTCTGAGAATAAGGCTGACGCCAAGGAAAATCTCAAGGTCGGCTATGATTTTACGGAAGAACAGGCTGAGGCCATCGTTACCTTGCAACTTTACCGTTTGACCAATACAGACGTTGTTGCCTTGCAAGAAGAAGAAGCAGAACTTCGTGAGAAGATTGCCATGCTTGCGGCTATTATCGGTGATGAGCGGACTATGTACAATCTCATGAAGAAAGAACTTCGTGAGGTTAAGAAGAAATTTGCTACTCCTCGTTTGAGTTCTTTAGAAGACACTGCGAAAGCAATTGAGATTGATACAGCTAGTCTGATCGCCGAGGAAGATACCTATGTCAGCGTGACCAAGGCAGGTTACATCAAGCGTACCAGTCCACGTTCTTTTGCAGCTTCAACGCTAGAGGAAATTGGCAAACGTGATGATGACCGTTTGATCTTTGTACAAGTTGCCAAGACAACGCAGCATCTTTTGATGTTCACGACTCTTGGAAATGTCATTTATCGACCAATCCATGAATTGGCAGACATTCGCTGGAAGGACATCGGTGAGCATCTGAGCCAGAACATTACAAACTTTGAAACTAACGAAGAAATCCTTTATGTGGAAGTCGTGGATCAGTTTGATGATGCGACAACCTACTTTGCGGCGACTCGTTTCGGTCAAATCAAGCGTGTAGAACGCAAAGAATTCTCTCCATGGCGAACCTACAAGTCTAAGTCTGTCAAGTATGCTAAGCTCAAAGACGATACAGACCAGATTGTAGCAGTGGCTCCGATTAAACTGGATGATGTTCTCTTGATTAGCCAAAATGGTTATGCCCTTCGTTTCAATATCGAAGAGGTGCCAGTTGTCGGTGCTAAGGCTGCAGGTGTCAAAGCTATGAACCTTAAAGCAGATGATGCCCTCAAATCCGCCTTTATCTGTAACACCTCATCATTCTATCTCTTGACCCAACGTGGAAGTTTGAAACGTGTTTCTATTGACGAAATTCCAGCAACCAGCCGTGCCAAACGAGGATTACAAGTCTTACGTGAGTTGAAAAACAAACCGCACCGTGTCTTCTTGGCTGGTGCAGTTGCAGAACAAGGTTTCATCGGTGATCTCTTCAGTACAGAAGTAGAAGAGAACGACCAAACTTTGCTTGTTCAATCAAATAAAGGAACAATCTATGAAAGCCGATTGCAAGACTTGAACCTGTCAGAACGAACTAGCAACGGAAGCTTCATTTCTGACACGATTTCAGATGAAGAAGTTTTTGACGCTTATCTTAAAGAAGTATTTACTGAAGCCAAATAA
- a CDS encoding CPBP family intramembrane glutamic endopeptidase — protein MKHLQNNKITKFLLISFLISWGFGWGLLAFLTQMNLLSLTSPLGVFLHLLGGFGPTIAAISCLPQKSIKSIVSFILGDSKKYILLFLLLIFVQTGVIAFSSKELNPAFPLGNLFVVFLSAVCVYGGEEELGWRGILQPTLETRFSFWISGLITGCIWAIWHIPLWFVIGSSQSGMPFILFSLFAIYLSILLAAVFKKTKSVLFCAIFHGLINTLLSLFVIKINLLFILGLVGLLFFSYYLQRNS, from the coding sequence ATGAAACATTTACAAAATAATAAGATAACAAAATTTTTACTGATTAGTTTTCTCATTTCTTGGGGATTTGGTTGGGGATTGCTCGCTTTTCTGACGCAAATGAACCTCTTAAGTCTAACAAGTCCACTAGGAGTTTTTCTCCATTTACTAGGAGGTTTCGGTCCTACCATTGCAGCAATTTCTTGTTTGCCTCAAAAATCCATTAAAAGCATAGTCTCTTTTATCTTAGGGGACTCAAAGAAATATATTTTGTTATTTCTTTTACTAATTTTCGTGCAAACAGGTGTCATTGCTTTCTCATCTAAGGAGCTTAATCCGGCTTTTCCACTAGGAAATTTGTTTGTTGTTTTTTTGAGTGCAGTCTGTGTTTATGGTGGCGAAGAAGAATTGGGATGGCGAGGCATCTTGCAACCAACTTTGGAAACTAGATTCTCCTTTTGGATTTCCGGTTTGATAACAGGTTGTATTTGGGCAATATGGCATATACCTTTATGGTTTGTGATTGGAAGTTCCCAAAGTGGTATGCCTTTTATATTATTCAGTCTATTTGCAATTTATCTCAGTATTCTTCTAGCAGCTGTTTTCAAAAAGACTAAGTCGGTCCTTTTTTGCGCCATTTTTCACGGCCTAATTAATACCCTACTTAGCTTATTTGTTATTAAAATTAATCTTTTATTCATTCTAGGATTAGTAGGATTGCTCTTCTTTTCTTACTACCTACAAAGAAACAGTTAA
- a CDS encoding branched-chain amino acid aminotransferase, whose translation MTVTIDWENLGFSYMKLPYRYIAHFKNGQWDQGGLTEDATLHISESSPSLHYGQQAFEGLKAYRTKDGSIQLFRPDENAKRLQRTCDRLLMPQVPTEMFVEACKAVVRANEEYVPPYGTGGTLYLRPLLIGVGDIIGVKPAEEYIFTIFAMPVGNYFKGGLVPTNFLIQDEYDRAAPNGTGAAKVGGNYAASLLPGKLAKSRHFSDVIYLDPSTHTKIEEVGSANFFGITADNEFVTPLSPSILPSITKYSLLYLAEHRLGLIPIEGDVPIDNLDRFVEAGACGTAAVISPIGGIQHGDDFHVFYSETEVGPVTRKLYDELTGIQFGDIEAPEGWIVKVD comes from the coding sequence ATGACAGTAACGATTGATTGGGAAAACCTTGGTTTTTCCTATATGAAATTACCTTATCGCTATATTGCTCATTTTAAAAATGGACAATGGGATCAAGGAGGGCTTACAGAGGATGCAACCTTGCATATTTCAGAGTCTTCTCCAAGTCTTCACTATGGCCAACAAGCATTTGAAGGTTTGAAAGCTTATCGTACTAAGGATGGCAGTATTCAACTTTTCCGTCCTGATGAAAATGCCAAACGTCTGCAACGGACATGTGACCGTCTCTTAATGCCACAAGTTCCAACAGAAATGTTTGTAGAAGCGTGTAAGGCAGTTGTCCGTGCGAATGAAGAATACGTACCTCCATACGGAACAGGTGGAACCTTATATCTTCGCCCTCTTTTGATTGGTGTCGGAGATATTATTGGTGTTAAACCAGCAGAAGAGTATATTTTTACCATCTTTGCCATGCCAGTTGGTAATTACTTTAAAGGCGGTTTGGTCCCAACCAATTTCTTGATTCAGGATGAATACGACCGTGCCGCTCCAAATGGTACAGGTGCGGCTAAGGTTGGTGGAAACTATGCTGCAAGTCTCTTGCCAGGGAAATTGGCCAAGTCACGTCATTTCTCAGATGTTATTTACCTAGACCCATCGACACATACAAAGATTGAAGAAGTCGGCTCAGCTAATTTCTTTGGAATCACAGCTGATAATGAATTTGTAACACCATTGAGTCCTTCTATCTTGCCATCTATTACCAAGTATTCCTTGCTTTATTTGGCAGAACATCGCTTGGGCTTAATTCCTATTGAGGGGGACGTCCCGATTGACAACCTTGACCGTTTTGTAGAGGCAGGTGCCTGTGGTACAGCAGCAGTTATTTCTCCAATTGGTGGAATTCAGCACGGTGATGATTTCCATGTTTTCTATAGTGAAACAGAAGTAGGCCCTGTGACTCGTAAATTATATGATGAATTGACAGGAATTCAATTTGGTGATATTGAAGCGCCAGAAGGTTGGATTGTAAAAGTTGACTAA
- a CDS encoding aminoglycoside 6-adenylyltransferase — MRTETEMMNLILQIAESLKVDAVALSGSRTNDHAPKDEFQDYDVVYVVDDLDNLTSDLSWLDQFGKRIIEQEVALDHRRLNLMLFEDGNRIDLTLCPKEHIKEWVDSEAGFTVLEDPEHLFEPYSQNLERYWTSPATETNFVKSCNEFWWVSAYVVKGICRKQVIHATDHLYGICQQELLKILAWQVASDRGVVDIGKNYKYLFNYLPIEKEKEFSALLDFSSLDKITQSLFATMQLFHQEAQSLAQKMGFKYGKEVAEKMIQYAEERLEKNETFTK, encoded by the coding sequence ATGAGAACTGAAACAGAAATGATGAATCTGATTTTACAAATAGCTGAAAGTTTAAAAGTCGATGCTGTTGCTTTATCGGGTTCTAGAACAAATGATCATGCTCCGAAAGATGAATTTCAAGACTATGACGTGGTCTATGTCGTGGATGATTTAGATAATTTGACGAGTGACCTTTCCTGGCTAGACCAGTTTGGCAAACGCATTATTGAGCAAGAGGTTGCTCTTGACCATCGTCGTCTAAATCTTATGCTTTTTGAAGACGGCAACCGTATCGATTTGACTCTTTGCCCAAAAGAGCACATCAAAGAGTGGGTGGATAGTGAGGCAGGATTCACTGTTTTAGAAGATCCAGAACATTTATTTGAACCCTATTCTCAAAATCTAGAGCGTTACTGGACAAGCCCAGCTACTGAAACGAATTTTGTAAAATCCTGCAATGAATTTTGGTGGGTGTCAGCCTACGTGGTCAAAGGGATATGCCGTAAGCAAGTCATACATGCGACTGACCACCTCTACGGTATTTGTCAGCAAGAACTATTGAAAATCTTAGCTTGGCAGGTAGCAAGTGATAGAGGTGTTGTCGACATTGGTAAAAATTACAAGTATCTCTTCAACTACTTGCCAATTGAGAAGGAGAAGGAATTCTCTGCTCTTCTTGATTTCTCAAGTTTAGACAAAATCACTCAGTCTTTATTTGCTACCATGCAACTTTTCCATCAAGAAGCTCAAAGTCTTGCTCAAAAGATGGGATTTAAGTATGGAAAAGAAGTGGCTGAGAAGATGATTCAGTATGCTGAGGAGAGACTCGAAAAAAATGAAACATTTACAAAATAA
- the rpsA gene encoding 30S ribosomal protein S1: MNEFEDLLNSVSQVETGDVVSAEVLTVDATQANVAISGTGVEGVLTLRELTNDRDADINDFVKVGEVLDVLVLRQVVGKDTDTVTYLVSKKRLEARKAWDKLVGREEEVVTVKGTRAVKGGLSVEFEGVRGFIPASMLDTRFVRNTERFVGQEFDAKIKEVDAKENRFILSRREVVEAATAAARAEVFGKLAVGDVVTGKVARITSFGAFIDLGGVDGLVHLTELSHERNVSPKSVVTVGEEIEVKILDLNEEEGRVSLSLKATTPGPWDGVEQKLAKGDVVEGTVKRLTDFGAFVEVLPGIDGLVHVSQISHKRIENPKEALKVGQEVQVKVLEVNADAERVSLSIKALEERPAQEEGQKEEKRAARPRRPKRQEKRDFELPETQTGFSMADLFGDIEL, encoded by the coding sequence ATGAACGAATTTGAAGATTTGCTAAATAGCGTTAGCCAAGTTGAGACTGGTGATGTTGTTAGTGCTGAAGTATTGACAGTTGATGCGACTCAAGCTAACGTTGCAATCTCTGGAACTGGTGTTGAAGGTGTCTTGACTCTTCGCGAATTGACAAACGATCGCGATGCAGATATCAATGACTTTGTTAAAGTAGGAGAAGTATTGGATGTTCTTGTACTTCGTCAAGTAGTTGGTAAAGATACTGATACAGTTACATACCTTGTATCTAAAAAACGCCTTGAAGCTCGCAAAGCATGGGACAAACTTGTTGGTCGCGAAGAAGAAGTTGTTACTGTTAAAGGAACTCGTGCCGTTAAAGGTGGACTTTCAGTAGAATTTGAAGGTGTTCGTGGATTTATCCCAGCTTCAATGTTGGATACTCGTTTCGTACGTAACACTGAGCGTTTTGTAGGTCAAGAATTTGATGCTAAAATCAAAGAAGTTGACGCTAAAGAAAACCGCTTCATCCTTTCACGTCGTGAAGTTGTTGAAGCAGCTACAGCAGCAGCTCGTGCTGAAGTATTCGGTAAATTGGCTGTTGGTGATGTAGTAACTGGTAAAGTTGCACGTATCACAAGCTTTGGTGCTTTCATCGACCTTGGTGGTGTTGACGGATTGGTTCACTTGACTGAATTGTCACATGAACGTAACGTATCACCAAAATCAGTTGTAACTGTTGGTGAAGAAATTGAAGTGAAAATCCTTGATCTTAACGAAGAAGAAGGACGTGTATCACTTTCACTTAAAGCAACAACACCTGGACCATGGGATGGCGTTGAGCAAAAATTGGCTAAAGGTGATGTAGTAGAAGGAACAGTTAAACGTTTGACTGACTTCGGTGCATTTGTTGAAGTATTGCCAGGTATCGATGGACTTGTTCACGTATCACAAATTTCACACAAACGTATTGAAAATCCAAAAGAAGCTCTTAAAGTTGGTCAAGAAGTTCAAGTTAAAGTTCTTGAAGTTAACGCAGATGCAGAGCGCGTATCACTTTCTATCAAAGCTCTTGAAGAGCGTCCAGCTCAAGAAGAAGGACAAAAAGAAGAAAAACGTGCTGCTCGTCCACGTCGTCCAAAACGTCAAGAAAAACGTGATTTCGAACTTCCAGAAACACAAACAGGATTCTCAATGGCTGACTTGTTCGGTGATATCGAACTGTAA